A single region of the Longimicrobium sp. genome encodes:
- a CDS encoding cation:proton antiporter — MPHLGLLLVQIAVVVVAARAVGLLFRRIAQPQVMGEMVAGILLGPSLLGWAAPGLSRALFPAESLGFLNSISQVGLLVFMFLVGLELNPRLLRGRGYTALVTSHASITIPFFLGALLAIHLYPRLSDQGVGFTGFALFMGAAMSVTAFPVLARILTERNLLRTRVGAVALACAAVDDVTAWCILAGVVALVRAQHAAMPWWATVFGSAAFVAAMIFAARPLLARLERRYERDGRVTQDVLAIVFLVTLASAWTTEALGIHALFGAFLAGAVMPRGEGFVHALTGKLEDVTVVLLLPLFFAFTGLRTRIGLVEGAEMWGFCALIVLVAVAGKLGGGAVAARMTGMSWREAGAIGTLMNTRGLMELVILNIGLDIGVISPAVFAMMVLMALATTFMTSPLLEVVYPARLIRRDTIDGEEEGESVELIV, encoded by the coding sequence ATGCCGCACCTCGGGCTGCTCCTCGTCCAGATCGCCGTCGTGGTCGTGGCGGCGCGCGCGGTGGGGCTGCTCTTCCGCCGCATCGCCCAGCCGCAGGTGATGGGCGAGATGGTGGCGGGGATCCTCCTCGGCCCGTCGCTGCTCGGGTGGGCCGCGCCGGGGCTGTCGCGCGCGCTCTTTCCCGCCGAGTCGCTGGGGTTCCTGAACTCGATCAGCCAGGTGGGGCTGCTCGTGTTCATGTTCCTGGTGGGGCTGGAGCTGAACCCGCGCCTTCTGCGCGGCCGCGGCTACACGGCGCTGGTCACCAGCCACGCCAGCATCACCATCCCCTTCTTCCTCGGCGCCCTCCTCGCCATCCACCTCTACCCGCGGCTGTCGGACCAGGGCGTGGGCTTCACCGGCTTCGCGCTGTTCATGGGCGCGGCCATGAGCGTCACCGCCTTCCCCGTGCTCGCGCGCATCCTCACCGAGCGCAACCTGCTCCGCACGCGGGTGGGCGCGGTGGCGCTCGCCTGCGCGGCGGTGGACGACGTGACGGCGTGGTGCATCCTGGCCGGTGTGGTGGCGCTGGTGCGCGCGCAGCACGCCGCGATGCCGTGGTGGGCCACCGTCTTCGGCTCCGCCGCCTTCGTCGCGGCCATGATCTTCGCCGCGCGGCCGCTGCTGGCGCGACTGGAGCGGCGCTACGAGCGCGACGGGCGGGTGACGCAGGACGTGCTCGCCATCGTCTTCCTCGTCACCCTGGCCTCGGCCTGGACCACCGAGGCGCTGGGGATCCACGCGCTGTTCGGCGCCTTCCTGGCCGGCGCGGTGATGCCCAGGGGCGAAGGCTTCGTCCACGCGCTCACCGGCAAGCTCGAGGACGTGACGGTGGTGCTCCTCCTCCCGCTCTTCTTCGCGTTCACCGGGCTGCGGACGCGCATCGGGTTGGTGGAGGGGGCGGAGATGTGGGGATTCTGCGCGCTGATCGTCCTCGTCGCCGTCGCCGGGAAGCTGGGCGGCGGCGCCGTGGCCGCGCGGATGACGGGGATGAGCTGGCGCGAGGCGGGCGCCATCGGCACGCTGATGAACACGCGCGGGCTGATGGAACTGGTGATCCTGAACATCGGCCTGGACATCGGCGTCATCTCCCCCGCCGTGTTCGCGATGATGGTGCTGATGGCGCTGGCGACGACGTTCATGACCTCGCCGCTGCTGGAGGTGGTCTACCCCGCCCGCCTCATCCGCCGCGACACCATCGACGGCGAGGAGGAGGGGGAAAGCGTGGAACTGATCGTGTAG
- a CDS encoding M48 family metallopeptidase, whose translation MLRILTFALALCLAPSLAAAQAAAPADTTHAAAPGLPAPNSSPAAQASADTGAVPVPRPSEKAVRYERGGDVLWFVGIAWSLLIPALVLFTGLSARIRDLARRIGRKWYFTLAIYGAIVTLLFWALDLPLAYYAGFVREHQYGLSNQTFGKWLGDSVKGLAIGIVTFALVMWVPYLLLRKSPRRWWLWTALAGIPLVLATVWLQPLVIDPMFNKFGPMRDKALEQRILALAERAGIEGGRVYEVRKSEDTKAVNAYVTGFGGSKRIVLWDTIIQKLDERELLFVMGHEMGHYVLHHVLMLLAMLIVLLLLALWLVHRTAGWIIARWRHRIGFDRLDDIASYPLLTLVVSAVVVAITPIPLAMKRYAEHEADRFGLELTRDNHAMATAFAKLQTENLATPYHGTLHKLFRDDHPPVGERIEFANSYKPWAQGKPLKYGDRFR comes from the coding sequence ATGCTCCGCATCCTCACGTTCGCGCTGGCGCTTTGCCTGGCGCCGTCGCTCGCCGCCGCGCAGGCGGCGGCACCGGCGGATACGACGCATGCGGCGGCGCCGGGGCTCCCCGCGCCGAACTCGTCGCCAGCCGCGCAGGCGTCGGCCGACACCGGCGCGGTGCCCGTCCCCCGGCCGAGCGAGAAGGCGGTGCGCTACGAGCGCGGCGGCGACGTCCTGTGGTTCGTGGGGATCGCGTGGTCGCTGCTGATCCCCGCCCTCGTGCTCTTCACCGGCCTGTCGGCGCGGATCCGCGACCTGGCGCGGCGGATCGGGCGCAAGTGGTACTTCACGCTGGCGATCTACGGCGCGATCGTCACCCTGCTGTTCTGGGCGCTGGACCTGCCGCTGGCGTACTACGCGGGCTTCGTGCGCGAGCACCAGTACGGGCTCTCCAACCAGACGTTCGGCAAGTGGCTGGGCGACAGCGTGAAGGGGCTGGCGATCGGCATCGTCACCTTCGCGCTGGTGATGTGGGTGCCGTACCTGCTGCTGCGGAAGAGCCCGCGCCGGTGGTGGCTGTGGACGGCGCTGGCGGGGATTCCGCTCGTTCTCGCCACCGTGTGGCTGCAGCCGCTGGTGATCGACCCGATGTTCAACAAGTTCGGGCCGATGCGCGACAAGGCGCTGGAGCAGCGGATCCTGGCGCTGGCCGAGCGCGCGGGGATCGAGGGCGGCCGCGTGTACGAGGTGCGGAAGAGCGAGGACACGAAGGCGGTGAACGCATACGTCACCGGCTTCGGCGGCAGCAAGCGCATCGTGCTGTGGGACACCATCATCCAGAAGCTGGACGAGCGCGAGCTGCTGTTCGTGATGGGGCACGAGATGGGGCACTACGTGCTGCACCACGTGCTGATGCTGCTGGCGATGCTGATCGTGCTCCTGCTGCTGGCGCTCTGGCTCGTCCACCGCACGGCGGGATGGATCATCGCGCGCTGGCGCCACCGCATCGGCTTCGACCGGCTGGACGACATCGCGTCGTATCCGCTGCTGACGCTGGTGGTCAGCGCGGTCGTCGTCGCCATCACCCCCATCCCGCTGGCGATGAAGCGCTACGCCGAGCACGAGGCCGACCGCTTCGGGCTGGAGCTGACGCGCGACAACCACGCCATGGCCACCGCGTTCGCCAAGCTGCAGACGGAGAACCTGGCCACGCCGTACCACGGCACGCTGCACAAGCTCTTCCGCGACGACCACCCGCCCGTCGGCGAGCGGATCGAGTTCGCCAACAGCTACAAGCCGTGGGCGCAGGGCAAGCCGCTGAAGTACGGCGACCGGTTCCGATGA
- a CDS encoding M13 family metallopeptidase — MPNPSSIRRRALVLALAAAPVLGAAAAAAQNPAAELKPLKVVDAAMIDTSARACTNFFQFATGAWLKNDSIPAAYSSSGVGRDMQDRNELVVRAVLEDAANRRASLPAGSTQRKLGTYYASCMDSTAAERQGLDPIRPTLQRIAAVQTRAALLDEVARLHGDLVNVLFRYRPDVAPHDAAHYLAQFYAGGLGLPDRDYYLNQGASEDSLRRAYVDHVAKMFTLAGQDEASARADAQRVMALETELAKASLTRVARREPSATDHPMSVAQLRALTPNIDWSRYFAAIGLARPGEQVNVAEPAFMRRVSELLATVPMADWRAYLRYHLLDASAPWLSTPFVQENFAFSRRFTGARQLLPRWKRCLRATDGDMGEALGQAYVARTFPPEARARARQVIDDIRAAFGERLRRLEWMSDATRRQALAKLGQMGEKVGYPERWRDYSRLRVTEQPFVLNSFAANRFEWERVLSRPGMAVDTTEWGMTIPTVNAYYDPSKNEMVFPAGALVPQTFDPNADDGGNYGSLGASWAGHELTHGFDDEGRHYDARGNLSDWWTPADSAHFAQQADLVVQQYNGYIQVDTFHVNGRLTLGENIADYGGALVGYDALQRALERRGRPGPIDGFTPEQRFFIAYAQSFRQHNRPESLRTRVTVDPHSPEEWRVNGPLSNMPQFAQAFGCKPGDPMVRAENLVPHIW, encoded by the coding sequence ATGCCGAACCCATCTTCCATCCGCCGCCGCGCGCTCGTGCTGGCGCTCGCGGCGGCGCCCGTGCTCGGCGCCGCGGCGGCAGCGGCGCAGAACCCCGCCGCCGAGCTCAAGCCGCTCAAGGTGGTCGACGCCGCCATGATCGACACTTCCGCGCGGGCGTGCACCAACTTCTTCCAGTTCGCCACGGGCGCCTGGCTGAAGAACGACAGCATCCCCGCCGCGTACTCGTCGTCGGGGGTGGGGCGCGACATGCAGGACCGCAACGAGCTGGTCGTGCGCGCGGTGCTGGAGGACGCGGCCAACCGCCGCGCGTCGCTCCCCGCCGGCAGCACGCAGCGCAAGCTGGGGACGTACTACGCCAGCTGCATGGACTCCACGGCGGCCGAGCGGCAGGGGCTCGATCCGATCCGCCCCACGCTGCAGCGCATCGCCGCGGTGCAGACGCGCGCGGCATTGCTCGACGAGGTGGCGCGGCTGCACGGCGACCTGGTCAACGTTCTCTTCCGCTACCGCCCCGACGTGGCGCCGCACGACGCGGCGCACTACCTGGCGCAGTTCTACGCCGGCGGGCTGGGGCTGCCGGACCGCGACTACTACCTCAACCAGGGTGCGTCGGAAGACTCGCTGCGCCGCGCGTACGTCGACCACGTCGCGAAGATGTTCACCCTCGCCGGCCAGGACGAGGCCTCCGCGCGCGCCGACGCCCAGCGGGTGATGGCGCTGGAGACGGAGTTGGCGAAGGCGTCGCTCACCCGCGTCGCGCGGCGCGAGCCGTCGGCCACCGACCACCCGATGTCCGTCGCGCAGCTGCGGGCGCTCACGCCCAACATCGACTGGTCGCGCTACTTCGCCGCCATCGGCCTGGCGCGGCCGGGCGAGCAGGTGAACGTGGCCGAGCCCGCGTTCATGCGCCGCGTCTCCGAGCTGCTGGCCACGGTGCCGATGGCCGACTGGCGCGCGTACCTCCGCTACCACCTGCTCGATGCGTCGGCGCCCTGGCTCAGCACGCCGTTCGTGCAGGAGAACTTCGCGTTCAGCCGCCGCTTCACCGGCGCGCGCCAGCTGCTGCCGCGCTGGAAGCGGTGCCTGCGCGCGACGGACGGCGACATGGGCGAGGCGCTGGGGCAGGCGTACGTGGCCCGGACCTTCCCGCCCGAGGCGCGGGCCCGCGCGCGGCAGGTGATCGACGACATCCGCGCCGCGTTCGGCGAGCGGCTGCGGCGCCTGGAGTGGATGAGCGACGCCACGCGGCGGCAGGCGCTGGCCAAGCTGGGGCAGATGGGCGAGAAGGTGGGCTATCCCGAGCGCTGGCGCGACTACTCGCGGCTGCGGGTGACGGAGCAGCCGTTCGTGCTCAACTCGTTCGCCGCCAACCGCTTCGAGTGGGAGCGCGTGCTGTCGCGCCCGGGGATGGCGGTGGACACCACCGAGTGGGGGATGACCATCCCCACGGTGAACGCGTACTACGATCCCAGCAAGAACGAGATGGTGTTTCCCGCCGGCGCGCTGGTGCCGCAGACGTTCGATCCGAATGCGGACGACGGGGGCAACTACGGCTCGCTGGGCGCCAGCTGGGCGGGGCACGAGCTGACGCACGGCTTCGACGACGAGGGCCGCCACTACGACGCGCGCGGCAACCTGAGCGACTGGTGGACGCCCGCCGACTCGGCGCACTTCGCGCAGCAGGCCGATCTCGTGGTCCAGCAGTACAACGGCTACATTCAGGTCGACACCTTCCACGTCAACGGCCGCCTGACGCTGGGCGAGAACATCGCCGACTACGGCGGCGCGCTGGTGGGCTACGACGCGCTGCAGCGGGCGCTGGAGCGGCGCGGCCGGCCGGGGCCGATCGACGGCTTCACCCCCGAGCAGCGCTTCTTCATCGCCTACGCGCAGAGCTTCCGCCAGCACAACAGGCCGGAGTCGCTGCGCACGCGCGTCACCGTGGACCCGCACTCGCCGGAGGAATGGCGCGTGAACGGGCCGCTCAGCAACATGCCGCAGTTCGCGCAGGCGTTCGGCTGCAAGCCGGGCGATCCGATGGTGCGTGCCGAGAACCTAGTCCCGCACATCTGGTAG
- a CDS encoding DUF2164 domain-containing protein gives MADRRGDSPMRIRLSDERRASLVRSLKEHFDDEFDDPISDFRAQRLIDFFVRELGPPVYNQGVRDACAAMQEKLGDLEGEVYETDRP, from the coding sequence ATGGCTGACCGCCGCGGCGATTCCCCGATGCGCATCCGCCTCTCCGACGAGCGCCGGGCGAGCCTTGTCCGCTCGTTGAAAGAACATTTCGACGACGAGTTCGACGACCCGATCAGCGACTTCCGCGCGCAGCGGCTGATCGACTTCTTCGTGCGCGAGCTCGGCCCGCCCGTCTACAACCAGGGCGTCCGCGACGCCTGCGCCGCCATGCAGGAAAAGCTGGGGGATCTGGAGGGCGAGGTGTACGAGACTGATCGGCCGTAG
- a CDS encoding carbon-nitrogen hydrolase family protein, with protein sequence MIIGLASPRVATSLEDGLEKIERLLAEASARGAEIVCFPEAYLPGLRGLDFEVPDWDEARQERALDALSHLARTHRVAVIMGMERIAEAGRQIAAYVFDAEGRLLGHQTKNQVDPSEEWYYVPGDTRRLFEVGGVKFGIAICHEGWRYPETVRWAAVRGAKIVFHPQHTGSHGGGVHPPHWGAADAPYYEKAMMMRSRENTIYFASVNYALPYQESATSLIAPSGECQAHLPYGTEGVLIAEIDPDAATGLLATRYAPERYAESPEMAHG encoded by the coding sequence ATGATCATCGGTCTGGCATCACCCCGCGTCGCCACCTCGCTCGAGGATGGGTTGGAGAAGATCGAGCGGCTCCTCGCCGAAGCGTCGGCGCGGGGCGCGGAGATCGTTTGCTTCCCCGAGGCCTATCTCCCCGGCCTGCGCGGGCTGGATTTCGAGGTGCCCGATTGGGATGAGGCGCGGCAGGAACGCGCGCTCGATGCCCTGTCGCACCTCGCGCGGACGCATCGGGTCGCGGTGATCATGGGGATGGAGCGGATCGCGGAGGCGGGCCGGCAGATCGCCGCGTACGTGTTCGATGCGGAGGGGCGGTTGCTCGGGCATCAGACCAAGAACCAGGTCGATCCGTCCGAGGAGTGGTACTACGTCCCCGGCGACACGCGGCGGCTGTTCGAGGTCGGCGGGGTGAAGTTCGGCATCGCCATCTGCCACGAGGGGTGGCGCTACCCCGAGACGGTGCGCTGGGCGGCGGTGCGCGGCGCGAAGATCGTCTTCCATCCCCAGCACACGGGCAGTCACGGCGGCGGCGTGCATCCCCCGCACTGGGGCGCCGCCGACGCGCCGTACTACGAGAAGGCGATGATGATGCGCAGCCGCGAGAACACCATCTACTTCGCCAGCGTCAACTACGCGCTGCCGTACCAGGAGTCGGCGACCAGCCTCATCGCCCCGTCCGGCGAGTGCCAGGCGCACCTCCCGTACGGCACCGAGGGCGTGCTGATCGCGGAGATCGATCCCGACGCGGCGACGGGATTGCTCGCAACGCGCTACGCCCCCGAGCGTTACGCCGAATCCCCGGAGATGGCCCATGGCTGA